The genome window CGCTACTTATTGATAAATTACGTCAAGCGGTATTGGCTAATGAGATTTTCTTGGTTTTTCAACCACAGTATTCGTTAACTGCGGAAAAAATTACCGGTGTTGAAACTTTAGTACGCTGGAAGCACCAGGAAGAAATTATCTCACCCGCAGATTTTATCCCGTTAGCTGAAAAATCAGGATTGATAGTTCCTATTGGTCAGTGGATTTTAGAGCAAGCATGTTACTTTGCCAAAAGCTTAATCACTCAAGGCTATAATGATATAGTGGTTGCTGTTAACGTCTCACCACGACAGTTCTCTCATCCGCAGTTTGTACAAACGGTCAAAAATGCATTGCAGTTAAGTGGGTTACCTGCACGTAACCTCGAGCTGGAAATTACAGAAGGTGTCTTTATGCATCAAGAAAGTAATACCATTTCGCTGTTACAGCATTTAAAAAACTTAGGTGTGGAACTGTCGATTGATGATTTTGGCACTGGCTATTCTTCATTATCTTATTTAAAAGAGTTTCCGGTTGATAAATTAAAAATAGACCAATCATTTATTCGAGAGTGTCACCAAAATGAAGAAGATAGGGCGATTGTTAATACAATCGTGAATCTAAGTAAAAATTTAGGTTTATCTATCATTGCCGAAGGCGTTGAGAAAAAGCAGCATGTAGAGTTTTTACAATCGATTGGCTGTGATGAAATTCAGGGTTACTGGTTTGCAAAACCTTTAAGTGAGAATAGCTTATTAAAATTTTTAGCGGATAAAAGTTCATTGACGGGAGTAGGGTAATAATTGTTATTTATGACATAAACCTACAATTTTTGTGGAATTTTAAGTACTAGCTTCTAAACTGATGGATAGGATTAATGGATTAAAGAAATATTTCAATCGTTAAATGCGGGAGAATATTTCTATTACTTGGGAGCTTATTTCAATGGAGAGTGATATTCAGGTTTTAGCTGTAGATGATATACAGTTAATGTGTCACTTTGTGTATGAAGCCGTGATGGATCTTAAAGGATTTAATTGTATTACTGCGTCTGATTATTATACCTCAGAAGCGCTATTACAAAGTAATCCCGTTGATATTGCAATATTAGATATTAAGCTAAGGGACGGCTCTGGGTTAGAATTGGCGAAAAATATTAGAAAGGGAAAATATAACTGTAAGAACGACATTCCTATTTTTATTTTTACCGGCAATGCTTACCAAAAAGAAATTGCCGATTGTATGAAATACGACATTAATTCTGTTCTAGTAAAACCTTGTAACTTATCCACCATACAAAAACGCGTTCAGGCTAACCGTAAACAATTGATCAAAGTGTCTTCCCCCGATCATTATTTAGTGATGGCCGAACTCGAAAAAGAAGAAGAGCAGAGAAAAAAAGCCGCATTAGAAATGGAAGAACAAAAACAGGCGTTAATGCGAATTAATGCAAAGTCAGGCAATAGTTACAGGGCTAATGGAACGTCTTCATTTGTGACCAAAGAAAGCAGCGGTCATTCAGTATTTAAAGATAGAATCATTAAAAATAAGAAAAAGCATGCGGAACCACAGATTTTGTCTTGGCCTAAAGGCAGAAGTACTGGATATTTTCAGTTAGATCGCCGATTGAAAAGTATTGAATACAACATTAATGCCTTATATGCCTTAAAAGGCAGTATTAGTAATAGGCAGGCGGCAGTCGCCGAAGTTGAAAAAATTAGACAGACTTTAGATAACATAGAGTTTATCGCATCTAAATTAAGAAAAAGTTATCCGACTGATTGTTTATGGGACGTATTATTTAGACTATTAAAGCACTTTAAAGAGATCCCGATTGAATCTTTAGTAAGTCGTAATAGTAGTGGAGCATCACCTGGGCTTGATGTCATTGCTTTAATCGAAGATGCTTGGGAAAATATTTTAAAAGAAACGAAGAACAGAAGTTTAAATAGTGGATGAAGCCTTCGTGCTACATCCACTAATTTCACATTACTTAGATAATGCTGTGCCAAGGTGAGGGCGAATATCTTTTAATATTTCTTTCAATAATCGTGAACTGGTTGCGACGATATTACCGGATTTTACGTAATTGTGTCCGCCAGTAAAGTCAGTAACTAAACCACCAGCTTCAATCACTAATAATTCACCTGCTGCAGTATCCCAAGGTTTAAGTCCAATTTCGAAGAAACCATCAACGCGGCCTGCGGCAACATAGGCAAGGTCTAAGGCTGCTGAACCTGCTCGGCGCATATCAGACGTTTTAGTAAATAACGCCTGAAACATATTAATATAAGCTGGCATGTGCTGTTTTTGTTTGAACGGAAAACCAGTAGCTAAGACCGCGCCGGCTAACTCTTTGTTTTGCTTAACGCGGATACGGAAACCGTTAAGTTGAGCGCCTTTACCACGGCTGGCCGTGAATAATTCGCCACGAATAGGATCATAGATAACCGCTTGATCTAATTTGCCTTTAACTTTTAATGCAATCGAAACGGCAAAATGAGGAATGCCTTTTACAAAATTGGTTGTGCCATCAAGGGGATCGATTATCCACTGGTAATCACTATCTTTACCATCAGAAACACCAGTTTCTTCACCAATGATAGAATGCTCAGGATAAGACTTACGGATAGTGTCAACAATTGCCTGTTCAGCGGCAATATCAACATTAGTTACAAAATCGTTAGTCCCTTTTGATTCCACTTCAATTTTATCTGCTTGTTCAAACGCACGTACAATAACGTTGCCCGCAGTACGCGCAGCGCGCACAGCAATATTTAGCATTGGATGCATACCATCACCTTAATAATTAACCAATTTTGTCAAAGAACAAAGCATAACTTCCCCACTCGGAAATTTGCGGCGCGCATTGTAACAAAAAATTAATTGAAAAGCGATAAATTTGCAGGTATCACTGTTTAAACATTAATCGCAATGGATAATGTTGGTCACATAACAAGATTAGCTTGAAGCACCTGATAGAAAAAAATTGCATATCACAGATTGCATCGCACTATGAATTAGCTAAATAAATCGTGATTTTTTCTCAGCACAAGCGTAGTGTTCTATGGTATTATTGCACCAATTTTTTAGCCGTTTAGATTGTTAATAATGGCTTAGTGATTCAGTGTAATTGAGATATTTAAAATAATGTTAGATTCTGTTCGTATTGTTTTAGTCAATACTTCTGATTGTCGTAATATTGGTTCAGCGGCAAGAGCAATGAAAACCATGGGCTTAAGCCAGTTAATTCTGGTTGACCCGATTGAAATGCCAAATGGTCAGGCCCAAGCACTAGCGGCTGGGGCGACTGATGTATTGGCTAGCGCAAAAGTGGTTGCCACATTGGAAGAGGCGATCAGTGATTGTGGCTTAGTGATCGGCACTAGTGCCCGCTCTAGAACTTTGCCATGGCCTATGCTTGGACCGAGAGAGAGCGGTGAAAAACTGATCAGTGAAGTCAGTGATTATCCGGTCGCTTTAGTATTTGGTCGGGAAAGTAGCGGTTTGACTAACGAGGAGTTGCAGCTTTGCCATTTTCATGTGCAAATTCCTGCGAATCCAGAATATAGCTCATTGAATTTAGCGATGGCAGTTCAAACTCTGAGCTATGAAGTGCGTATGGCATTTTTAGCTCATCAAAATAAGGCGTATCAATCAGCTGATGATAATAGCGATGAATATCCAGTGGTTGCTGAAACAGAACGCATGTTTGAGCATTTTGAACAGGCATTAAAAGCTACCGGATTTATCGTACCAAGTCATCCCGGTTTAGTTATGACCAAGCTGCGACGTTTTATTAATCGAGCTCGTCCTGATACGAAAGAAGTGAAAATGTGGCGCGGTATGCTTTCTTCTGTGGAAAAAGCAGCCAAACGCAGCCAAGAGTAAATGAAAGTTTAAGGAAATTGTTATTATGTTTAGCCGTATCAAAGAAGATATCAAAAGTGTCTTTGATAGAGATCCTGCAGCGCGCACTACCTTTGAAGTACTCACCAATTATCCGGGCATGCATGCGATTTGGATCCATAGGTTAAGTCATAAGCTTTGGCTGGCAGATTGGAAGTTACTTGCCCGAATGCTCTCAACATTTTCCCGCTGGTTAACCGGGGTAGAAATTCATCCTGGTGCAACGTTAGGACGACGCTTTTTTATCGATCATGGTATGGGGGTTGTCATTGGAGAAACTGCAGAAATAGGTGATGATGTCACTATTTATCATGGTGTCACCTTAGGTGGTGTTAGTTGGAATGGTGGTAAGCGTCATCCTACCTTAGAAGACAATGTCGTTATTGGTGCCGGGGCGCAAGTGTTGGGCCCTATTATTATCGGCAAAGGTGGTAAAGTCGGCTCTAACTCTGTTGTAGTGAAAGATCTACCGGCCAATGCAACTGCTGTTGGCATACCTGGGCGTATTGTTAATGCCAAACCTACTGATGCTGCTGAAGAGAAACGCCAGGCGGCAGCGAAAAAATTTGGTTTTGACGCCTATGCGGTTTCTGCCGATAACCCAGACCCAGTTGCCAAAGCGATTGGTCGTTTATTAGATCATATGCATTTGATGGATGATAAAGTGGCGAGTTTATGCAAAGAAGTGAATCAACTCGGCGGCGAAGTGTGTCAAGAAGCTTTACCTGAATTAAGAGTGGGTGAATTTGTTGAAGATGAAAAAGCTGCCGCTCAGCGCCGTCAAGAGCATGTTGAATCTTTTGATCCTGAAATTTAATGAACTAAATCAATAAAAAATTAGCTGATATAAGTTAACATTCTATTTTATTCAAAATAATCACTAATACTTGACTAAATTACTCAAGTATTAGTTGAGTTCTTAGGTCATACTAGATAGAATACTTGAGTATTATAGTCAGGTATTTATTTGACTATTTTGTAAGGTTATGTAAAATTGCGCGGCGATTTAACTGGGGTAAAGAATGAAACTGACATCAAAAGGGCGTTATGCCGTAACTGCTATGCTTGATGTTGCCATTCATGCGGCAACAGGGCCAGTGTCTTTGGCTGATATTTCAGAACGCCAAGGTATTTCTTTATCCTATCTAGAGCAGTTATTTTCCCGTTTACGCAAACATGGTTTAGTTACTAGTATCCGAGGCCCCGGTGGCGGATATCGCCTTGGCAGATGTTCCGCTCAAATTGCGGTTGCTGATGTGATTGGTGCGGTAGATGAAAGTGTTAATGCAACAAAGTGTGGTGGAACAGGTAATTGCCAGTCAGGTAATCAATGCTTAACCCATTCGCTCTGGGCGGATCTAAGCCAGCGTATTGAAGAGTTCTTGCAAGGCATTACTTTGTCAGAACTTGTTGAACAAAGAAATGTAAAACTGGTTTCTCAAAGACAAGATGAACAGCAACGTCAAGAATCTAAACATTCGTTAGAAACCTTAATTGCAACCACAAATATTGTCCACGACTGTTAGCGCAGTACAGTGAATTAGTTGGAGAAAGTTAACCAAATGAAGCTTCCTATTTATTTCGATTATTCAGCAACAACACCAGTAGATAAGCGTGTTGCTGAAAAAATGATGCAATATATGACCACCGATGGCTTTTATGGCAACCCTGCCTCTCGCTCTCATAAGTTTGGTTGGCAGGCTGAAGAAGCGGTGGATATTGCTCGTAATCAAGTGGCTGAGCTAATTAATGCTGATCCGCGTGAGATTGTTTTCACGTCTGGAGCAACTGAGTCTGATAATTTAGCAATTAAAGGCGTTGCAAACTTCTATAGCAAAAAAGGTAAGCACATTATTACCTGTAAAACCGAGCATAAAGCGGTATTAGATACTTGCCGTGAATTAGAACGCCAAGGTTTTGAAGTGACTTATTTAGATCCGGAAGATAATGGCTTAATCGATTTAAATAAGCTTGAAGCAGCCATGCGTGACGATACAGTGTTAGTGAGTATCATGCATGTTAATAACGAAATCGGCGTGATTCAAGACATTGCTGAAATCGGTGAAATGTGCCGTGCCCGTAAGATTGTATTCCATGTCGATGCTGCGCAAAGTGCTGGTAAAATCAACTTAGATACTCAAGCGTTAAAAGTGGATTTGATTTCAATTTCGGCGCATAAAATGTATGGCCCTAAAGGTATTGGCGCACTTTATGTTCGCCGTAAGCCTCGTATTCGTTTAGAAGCGCAAATGCACGGTGGTGGTCATGAGCGCGGTATGCGTAGTGGCACCTTGCCGACACATCAAATAGTTGGTTTTGGTGAGGCTTGTCGCATCGCCAAAGAAGAAATGGCACAAGATTTAGCTCATGTGACCCAAATGCGTGATCGTTTATGGCAAGGACTTCAATCAATGGAACAAGTGTTTGTTAACGGTGATTTTGACAAACGTTATCCTGGTAACCTTAATGTAAGCTTCAACTTTGTTGAAGGTGAATCATTGATTATGGCGTTAAAAGACTTAGCGGTGTCATCTGGTTCGGCATGTACATCAGCCAGTTTAGAGCCTTCGTATGTATTACGCGCATTAGGATTAAATGACGAAATGGCGCATAGCTCAATTCGCTTTAGTTTTGGTCGTTTTACAACCGAAGAAGAAGTTGATTACGCCATTGATATTATTCAAAAAGCGATTGGTCACTTACGCGAAATGTCACCGCTTTGGGAAATGTTCAAAGACGGTGTTGATTTAGAATCAGTTGAATGGGTAGCGCACTAATCTCAGTGCGATACTAGGAGAGAAAATTATGGCTTATAGCGAAAAAGTAATCGACCATTATGAAAACCCACGTAATGTTGGCTCTATGGATAAAAATGATCCACAAGTTGCGACAGGAATGGTAGGCGCGCCAGCATGTGGTGATGTAATGAAGTTGCAACTTAAAATATCGGATGATGGTATTATTGAGGATGCAAAATTTAAAACCTATGGTTGCGGTTCTGCAATTGCTTCGAGTTCACTCGTCACTGAGTGGGTAAAAGGTAAATCAATTGATGAAGCGGGTGAAATTAAAAACACCGCGATTGCTGAAGAATTGGCATTACCTCCAGTGAAGATTCACTGCTCAATTTTAGCGGAAGATGCAATTAAAGCCGCTATTGAAGATTATCGTACTAAACAGGGCGAGTAGGTGAGTCTGTAATGAGTGTAACTATGACACCCGCGGCCTCTGAACGTGTTAAATCTTTTATGAGTAATCGCGGTAAAGGCATAGGCTTAAGGTTAGGCATTAAAACCACAGGTTGTTCTGGTCTGGCCTATGTACTTGAATTTGTAGATGAACTTAATGAAGATGATCAGGTATTTGCGATTGATGATGTTAATATCATTATTGATGGTAAAAGTTTGGTTTATCTTGATGGCATTGAACTGGATTTTGTTAAAGAAGGCCTGAATGAAGGTTTTAAATTTACTAACCCAAATGCCAAAGGCGAATGTGGGTGTGGTGAAAGCTTTAACGTATAGTCCAGCGCCTAGTTGTACTCTACTTAGTTTTTGCAAGTAGATATTCAACATCGAGCAAGTAGTAACAGTAATAAGGTAGTAGGTTAACTTGTGAACAATTTTGAGATTTTTGGTTTA of Thalassotalea insulae contains these proteins:
- a CDS encoding response regulator, with the translated sequence MESDIQVLAVDDIQLMCHFVYEAVMDLKGFNCITASDYYTSEALLQSNPVDIAILDIKLRDGSGLELAKNIRKGKYNCKNDIPIFIFTGNAYQKEIADCMKYDINSVLVKPCNLSTIQKRVQANRKQLIKVSSPDHYLVMAELEKEEEQRKKAALEMEEQKQALMRINAKSGNSYRANGTSSFVTKESSGHSVFKDRIIKNKKKHAEPQILSWPKGRSTGYFQLDRRLKSIEYNINALYALKGSISNRQAAVAEVEKIRQTLDNIEFIASKLRKSYPTDCLWDVLFRLLKHFKEIPIESLVSRNSSGASPGLDVIALIEDAWENILKETKNRSLNSG
- the trmJ gene encoding tRNA (cytosine(32)/uridine(32)-2'-O)-methyltransferase TrmJ, with product MLDSVRIVLVNTSDCRNIGSAARAMKTMGLSQLILVDPIEMPNGQAQALAAGATDVLASAKVVATLEEAISDCGLVIGTSARSRTLPWPMLGPRESGEKLISEVSDYPVALVFGRESSGLTNEELQLCHFHVQIPANPEYSSLNLAMAVQTLSYEVRMAFLAHQNKAYQSADDNSDEYPVVAETERMFEHFEQALKATGFIVPSHPGLVMTKLRRFINRARPDTKEVKMWRGMLSSVEKAAKRSQE
- the iscR gene encoding Fe-S cluster assembly transcriptional regulator IscR — protein: MKLTSKGRYAVTAMLDVAIHAATGPVSLADISERQGISLSYLEQLFSRLRKHGLVTSIRGPGGGYRLGRCSAQIAVADVIGAVDESVNATKCGGTGNCQSGNQCLTHSLWADLSQRIEEFLQGITLSELVEQRNVKLVSQRQDEQQRQESKHSLETLIATTNIVHDC
- a CDS encoding IscS subfamily cysteine desulfurase yields the protein MKLPIYFDYSATTPVDKRVAEKMMQYMTTDGFYGNPASRSHKFGWQAEEAVDIARNQVAELINADPREIVFTSGATESDNLAIKGVANFYSKKGKHIITCKTEHKAVLDTCRELERQGFEVTYLDPEDNGLIDLNKLEAAMRDDTVLVSIMHVNNEIGVIQDIAEIGEMCRARKIVFHVDAAQSAGKINLDTQALKVDLISISAHKMYGPKGIGALYVRRKPRIRLEAQMHGGGHERGMRSGTLPTHQIVGFGEACRIAKEEMAQDLAHVTQMRDRLWQGLQSMEQVFVNGDFDKRYPGNLNVSFNFVEGESLIMALKDLAVSSGSACTSASLEPSYVLRALGLNDEMAHSSIRFSFGRFTTEEEVDYAIDIIQKAIGHLREMSPLWEMFKDGVDLESVEWVAH
- the iscA gene encoding iron-sulfur cluster assembly protein IscA, with protein sequence MSVTMTPAASERVKSFMSNRGKGIGLRLGIKTTGCSGLAYVLEFVDELNEDDQVFAIDDVNIIIDGKSLVYLDGIELDFVKEGLNEGFKFTNPNAKGECGCGESFNV
- the suhB gene encoding inositol-1-monophosphatase is translated as MHPMLNIAVRAARTAGNVIVRAFEQADKIEVESKGTNDFVTNVDIAAEQAIVDTIRKSYPEHSIIGEETGVSDGKDSDYQWIIDPLDGTTNFVKGIPHFAVSIALKVKGKLDQAVIYDPIRGELFTASRGKGAQLNGFRIRVKQNKELAGAVLATGFPFKQKQHMPAYINMFQALFTKTSDMRRAGSAALDLAYVAAGRVDGFFEIGLKPWDTAAGELLVIEAGGLVTDFTGGHNYVKSGNIVATSSRLLKEILKDIRPHLGTALSK
- the iscU gene encoding Fe-S cluster assembly scaffold IscU, producing the protein MAYSEKVIDHYENPRNVGSMDKNDPQVATGMVGAPACGDVMKLQLKISDDGIIEDAKFKTYGCGSAIASSSLVTEWVKGKSIDEAGEIKNTAIAEELALPPVKIHCSILAEDAIKAAIEDYRTKQGE
- the cysE gene encoding serine O-acetyltransferase, with product MFSRIKEDIKSVFDRDPAARTTFEVLTNYPGMHAIWIHRLSHKLWLADWKLLARMLSTFSRWLTGVEIHPGATLGRRFFIDHGMGVVIGETAEIGDDVTIYHGVTLGGVSWNGGKRHPTLEDNVVIGAGAQVLGPIIIGKGGKVGSNSVVVKDLPANATAVGIPGRIVNAKPTDAAEEKRQAAAKKFGFDAYAVSADNPDPVAKAIGRLLDHMHLMDDKVASLCKEVNQLGGEVCQEALPELRVGEFVEDEKAAAQRRQEHVESFDPEI